The Eubalaena glacialis isolate mEubGla1 chromosome 3, mEubGla1.1.hap2.+ XY, whole genome shotgun sequence nucleotide sequence ATGCTCTGTTTAGGTGGATGAAATCTCTCGGCGTTTAATTTGGGAAAAAAACCTGAAGCATATTTCCATCCATAATCTTGAGGCcgctcttggtgtccatacatatGAACTGGCCATGAACCACTTGGGGGATATGGTGAGTTGATCCTTAGCTCCTGGTCTACCTGCCCTGTTTGTCTTGGTTCCCTGCTTATGCCTGGCCTCTTTCTTCTTTGTCCCAGACCAGTGAAGAAGTGGTTCAGAAGATGACTGGACTCAAAATACCCCCCTCTCATTCCCGCAGTAATGACACCCTCTATATCCCAGACTGGGAAGGCAGCCCAGACTCTATTGATTATCGGAAGAAGGGATATGTTACTCCTGTCAAAAACCAGGTACCCTTCTTTCTCTTGAGTGTGGGTATGGAAACTGGCATGACCTCTCCCTTCTGCTTCTTTGTTCTTAAGGTAGGAGGGCATCAGGAAAAGAGGGCAAAGAATTAAGTTACCTCTCCCCCTGCTAAGAGAATAAAGTCTATTCTGTTATTTAACTCATCATCTGTTTTTGTAGATTTaggttatttctgttttttcttctctacAAAGTGTTGCTGTAAGCACCTGTGTGCATATATTTTTgtgaatatatacaaatatttatgcaaaGCAAATCCCAAAATTGGAATCAGTAGGTCACAGAATCCTTTCCAAAAAAGTTTGTACAATCTTACATTCTTACCAGCATGAGAATGTAAGTTATCCACCAGATGAACACTTGAtttaacattcattcaacaaacacatttttttcagaaCCTACCAGATATAGTGCTAGGCAGTAGAGATTCAAGATGACTAAGACATAACCTGTGTCCTCAAGAAATCCCCAATCTTAAAAAatagaacaggaaagaaagaaaaatgtataatctAGCTGAACAAACACTAATAATAATAGTTAGCGCTTTTTGAAAGATTATTATTATACACAATAATTCATCCTTTACatgaattaactttttaaattctcATAATTCCATTAAGTATATTGTTATTATCCACAATTTACACATAAAGAAAGTGAGGTACAGAGAGATTTAGTAATTTACCCAAGGTTACACATCTAGTGCATTGCAAAACCAATACAGATGGTCCCCGACTCCTGATGGTTCatcttatgattttttgacttCATGATGGTGTGAAAGTGATAGGCATTCCatagaaactgtacttcaaattttgaattttgatcttttcccaggctagtgatATGTGGTACGAAACCTTTTCTTGATGTTGGCCTGTGGTAGAGAGCCGctgctcccagtcagccacatgatcatgagggtaaacaaccaatacacttacaaccattctgtttttcactttcagtacagtattcaataaattacatgagatatgcaacactgtattataaaataggctttgtgttagatgattttaccCAACTGAAGGCTAACGTAAGTGtactgagcacatttaaggtaggctaggctaagttttgatgttcagtaggttagggGTATTAAATGCGTTTTCAACTTactatattttcaatttatgatggATTCATTGGAGGAAGAGCTGTACTCTGCTTTACTACAGCTAATGGTAACAATAGTAACAACAGTTATCAATAACAACAATAGCAATAGAACACTGAAACAAAGGTTAAATGAAGGGAAATAGGAAGACTTCACAGCAAAGGGGACAGGTGCTGGAATTTATAAAACATGGAATTTCATCAGGCAGgtagaaggaagaaacaaaaagtgtgaacAGCAATGACTGATAGTTTCTCTGTTATGCCTCTCAGGGTCAGTGTGGTTCCTGCTGGGCTTTTAGCTCTGTGGGTGCCCTGGAGGGCCAACTCAAGAAGAAAACTGGCAAGCTCTTAAATCTGAGTCCACAGAACCTGGTGGATTGTGTGTCTGAGAATGATGGCTGCGGAGGGGGCTACATGACCAATGCCTTCCAGTATGTGCAGAAGAACCGGGGCATTGACTCTGAAGATGCCTACCCATATGTTGGACAGGTGAGACTGTCCCATGCAGTCATACAGCTCTGTAATggctcctccttccccagcatGACATTTTGTACTGGAAACAAGTCCAGAAATCTTGTTTTCTGTTACCCTATTCAGCCTTCTTGATGGGATAATTTCCCACAGAAGGCCAAGAAGATTCCCACAGGCTGGGAGAATTTGGGGAGCTTAGACTACCATGGTTCCTATCTGCCTCTCTGCCctgaagaaaaa carries:
- the CTSK gene encoding cathepsin K, whose translation is MRGLKVLLLLPVVSLALYPEEMLNTQWELWKKTYRKQYNSKVDEISRRLIWEKNLKHISIHNLEAALGVHTYELAMNHLGDMTSEEVVQKMTGLKIPPSHSRSNDTLYIPDWEGSPDSIDYRKKGYVTPVKNQGQCGSCWAFSSVGALEGQLKKKTGKLLNLSPQNLVDCVSENDGCGGGYMTNAFQYVQKNRGIDSEDAYPYVGQDESCMYNPTGKAAKCRGYREIPEGNEKALKRAVARVGPVSVAIDASLTSFQFYRKGVYYDENCNSDNLNHAVLAVGYGIQKGNKHWIIKNSWGENWGNKGYILMARNKNNACGIANLASFPKM